One genomic region from Candidatus Methylomirabilota bacterium encodes:
- a CDS encoding FAD-dependent oxidoreductase: MVSGAGGVGERLDPVARQPPVVYAGGAMGDTPFARLFSPVKLGHLTARNRIVSTPHGAAFGEKGGITDRYVRYHEEKAKGGCGVVMMFGSSSVHPTSVNDWGEVNNWDDGVIPQFQTMSEAIHRHGALCLSQISHRGRRGHSWYSGVPLWAPSDTREERHREWPHVMTRREIREVIDAWAAAAVRLKRGGFDGCDLPFYGGHLVENFLSPLSNTRTDEYGGTFDNRLRLALEVVRAVREAVGRDFVVGIRHTGDQLVPGGLTREDQLEVARRIDALGMVDYFMVSGSSTETLRYEAMVTPSLYHPRGLYNELAAGTRRVVRVPVIVSGRIITPEQAEAALASGICDLVGMARSLIADPELPRKAAEGRLDDIRMCVGASEGCIGRLRQGKAITCVQNPMIGREAELAEIRPAARAKRVVVVGGGVGGLEAARVAALRGHRVLLFEATSALGGQVLAAAGAPKREDYAGIAAWLARQVEKLGVEVRLGTSATAAGVLAEAPDAVIVATGATPRVPDIPGAHLAHVVSPVDVLLGRVTPGRRSVVVDEDGHFAGPTTADFLASRGGQVTIVCRYFMVGEDIDEGLRADLYARLYGQGVTLLPLTVAVEILPEAVRVRHTFSAAETELEAQTVVLAFGGKADDALFHELAGQVPELRLVGDAYSPRRIHDAILDGTRAARAI; encoded by the coding sequence ATGGTGAGCGGCGCCGGCGGTGTGGGCGAGCGCCTCGATCCGGTGGCGCGACAGCCCCCCGTCGTCTATGCTGGCGGGGCCATGGGAGACACGCCCTTCGCCCGCCTGTTCAGCCCGGTCAAGCTCGGCCACCTCACCGCCCGGAACCGGATCGTCAGCACGCCGCACGGGGCGGCTTTCGGCGAGAAGGGGGGCATCACCGACCGCTACGTCCGCTACCACGAGGAGAAAGCGAAGGGTGGCTGCGGCGTCGTGATGATGTTCGGCTCCTCGAGCGTCCACCCCACCTCGGTGAACGACTGGGGCGAGGTGAACAACTGGGACGACGGCGTCATCCCCCAGTTCCAGACGATGAGCGAGGCGATCCATCGCCACGGCGCCCTCTGCCTCTCCCAGATCTCGCACCGCGGCCGGCGTGGCCACTCGTGGTACTCCGGAGTGCCGCTCTGGGCCCCCTCCGACACCCGCGAGGAGCGGCACCGCGAGTGGCCCCACGTCATGACCCGGCGGGAGATCCGGGAGGTGATCGACGCCTGGGCGGCCGCGGCCGTGCGGCTCAAGCGGGGCGGCTTCGACGGCTGTGACCTGCCGTTCTACGGGGGGCATCTCGTCGAGAACTTCCTCTCGCCCCTCTCCAACACCCGGACCGACGAGTACGGGGGCACGTTCGACAACCGACTGCGCCTGGCGCTGGAGGTCGTCCGAGCCGTCCGGGAGGCGGTCGGGCGGGACTTCGTCGTGGGCATCCGCCACACCGGAGACCAGCTCGTCCCCGGCGGCCTCACGCGCGAGGACCAGCTGGAGGTCGCGCGGCGCATCGACGCGCTCGGCATGGTCGACTACTTCATGGTGAGCGGCTCCAGCACGGAGACGCTCCGCTACGAAGCGATGGTCACGCCCTCGCTCTATCACCCGCGAGGCCTCTACAACGAGCTGGCCGCCGGCACGCGCCGGGTGGTCCGCGTTCCCGTCATCGTCTCGGGTCGCATCATCACGCCCGAGCAGGCCGAGGCGGCCCTCGCCAGCGGGATCTGCGACCTGGTCGGCATGGCGCGGTCGCTGATCGCCGATCCCGAGCTGCCGCGAAAGGCGGCGGAGGGGCGGCTCGACGACATTCGGATGTGCGTCGGAGCCAGCGAGGGGTGCATCGGCCGTCTGCGCCAGGGCAAGGCGATCACCTGCGTCCAGAACCCGATGATCGGTCGCGAGGCGGAGCTCGCCGAGATCCGCCCGGCGGCTCGCGCCAAGCGGGTCGTGGTGGTCGGCGGGGGCGTGGGCGGCCTGGAGGCGGCTCGGGTCGCGGCGCTCCGGGGTCACCGGGTCCTCCTGTTCGAGGCGACGTCGGCGCTGGGCGGTCAGGTCCTGGCCGCGGCGGGCGCTCCGAAGCGCGAGGATTACGCGGGGATCGCCGCCTGGCTCGCCCGGCAGGTCGAGAAGCTCGGCGTCGAGGTCCGGCTGGGGACATCGGCCACCGCGGCGGGCGTGCTGGCCGAGGCGCCGGACGCGGTGATCGTGGCCACCGGGGCCACCCCGCGGGTGCCCGACATCCCGGGGGCCCACCTGGCCCACGTCGTCTCGCCGGTGGACGTCCTGCTCGGTCGGGTCACGCCCGGCCGACGCTCCGTCGTCGTGGACGAAGACGGCCACTTCGCCGGACCGACGACCGCGGACTTCCTGGCCAGCCGCGGGGGTCAGGTCACGATCGTCTGCCGCTACTTCATGGTCGGCGAGGACATCGACGAGGGTCTGCGCGCCGACCTCTATGCCCGCCTCTACGGCCAGGGCGTGACGCTGCTCCCGCTGACCGTGGCCGTGGAGATCCTCCCCGAGGCGGTCCGGGTCCGGCACACCTTCTCGGCTGCCGAGACGGAGCTGGAGGCCCAGACGGTGGTCCTCGCGTTCGGCGGCAAGGCCGACGATGCGCTCTTCCACGAGCTGGCCGGGCAGGTGCCCGAGCTGCGGCTCGTCGGCGATGCCTACTCGCCCCGCCGGATCCACGACGCGATCCTGGACGGCACCCGGGCGGCCCGGGCCATCTGA